A stretch of DNA from Eschrichtius robustus isolate mEscRob2 chromosome 12, mEscRob2.pri, whole genome shotgun sequence:
CCACTATCAAGTACTCTATAACATGGTAAATGTTTTCATAGTTtgttaattctcataacaactctATAATATAGGGCACATATCCTCATTATATAGACACAGTTTtagcagagccaggatctgaatTAAGATTTCTTGATTTGAAATCTAGCTCATTTTTCACTAAGCCACTATTGCGTCTAGGATTTCATACCTTCACTGGGCAGGCTCTGATTaattaatccattcattcattccataaatgGTTATTAGACACCTACTATATGTTAGATAATGCCTGGTGACCTTGAGTAGAACTCAACTGAACTTGTTTTGCTTATCTAAGTAAAGACatgctttctccttttttctcagaCCTACTCACTTCCCATTGCACTTACCATATGCTTATATCAGGAACCTTCTGGGAAAAGACCTTAGCTTCCAAGTCTCCCTCAATGGTGgtgggaaaagtaaaaaagagagaatgtaGGCTTTCCCCCAGGATGTACAAGGATGAGGGATGGGATGGTTCTTAGGGAGGGTATATCTGACGCAGTGAGAACTGGAGTAACCACAGAACTTCCCTACATTGAAATTTACAGCTTCTTTGTAGCTTCTTGGAACCCAGTCTTGACAAGCTCCCTCAACTTCAGTAATAGTTACTTCATCCCCCTTGTGGGTTTCCCAGTTGCAATCCTGGGGATAAGGTACCTGGCAGACAATTATCTAGGAGATTCAGGGAATTAAAAGATCTGGAAGTTGTTAACAGGCTTCCAGGAATCCTTCCAGGATGTGTTCCAGGTTGTAACACATCTCTCTCCCAAGAGGccctgaaagaacaaatatcAAACATTACATCAATAACAAATAAACTTTTCTGGCATGGGTTGACTTACTCTCTAAATATAGGATTTATCTTCCCTGCCTTCAGCACTCTGTCAGCAATACCATCCTTGGGCTTACAAATGCTTGATCTATCAATGATGCCTGAGATAAAAGGACCCATTTTGTGGCAAAGGAGGTGAGACAACGGCACATGGTCAGGATTCACTTGTCTTGCCATATATTCCATTCCCGCAAAGCACTCAGCCTAATGTAACAGTGGAATGGCCTCTTAAAGCCTCAGCTAATGTGTGAGCTTGGGGGTAACACCCAGAAGTTTTGGGATGCTGTACTCCAGGGTGTTGTATATACATTGAAAAATGAccaatatatagtagtgtgtcccCACTGCTATAACATACGTGCTCAGATGCCAAAGGGTATGTATCGGTTAGCTTTTTCTATATAACAAGTCACTCGAAacattagtggcttaaaacagcaaccaGCCGCATGTCCGCCCGACTCTGGCCCCGCGTCACCTCCACCCCCtaccctctccctgtgtcccctCCGTGtcccctctctgtgtcccatccctctttcccttctctgacTGCAAAGTGGGCCTCTTCGACTTGTTTCTGAGTCCCAAAGAGGAGGATGAGACGCAGAGTAggaagcaataaaaaataaaaaggttaaaagAGTAATATCTGCTCATTAAAAATTGGAACAATATGGCATTAGTGAACTGACAAGGCAGAACAGGGAGTCCACACACAGGCTTCTAAACAAGAGAAATAAGCTGTATAGCAAAGGAGAAAGCATAAGCTTTGCAATAATCTGTCCTGAGACAGTTAATTACACAactgtggagaaaaaaaaagaaagaaattgtagTATTACCTCAtgcaatacataaaaattaatttcagttgctttaaagatttaaatgtgtaACATGAAACtgtaaacattttagaaaatcatATGGAAGAATATCTTTATGACTGCAAGATATGAACAAATTTCTTAAGCTTAAAAAAGGCAAATCATAAGGAAAAAACAATGTAGACATAGTAAAACTAGGAACTTTGCCATAAGAATTCATTGTAAAAAATGAACATAAACCACAAGTTGGGAAAGcatatttgcaacatatataactgacaaagaattagaaTACAAGCTACTTAAGGAACTActataaatcaatagaaaaaaaaagatgattcaaAAGAGAAATGTACAAAGACTTGAGGGAATACTTCACCAAAAAACATCCATgtctattaaaaatatgaaaagatgctcaacccaTCATTAATCAGGAAAATCCAAATTATAGCCATGATGAGATGCTATTTTACACTCAGTCAGAAtggtagaattttttaaagtctaaCAAAATCAAGTTTTGGCAAACATGTTCCAAAAAATCCATCTACTGCTGTGGGGTGACAATCTGGCATTATCTAGTAAAACTGAAGTTGTACATTTCCAAGATACAGACATTCCTTTCGTAGGATTGCATTGGAAGCACTTGTGCACATGTGCTCCAGGGAATATCTacaaaatgttcacagcagcattctaTAATGGCAAAAATTCAGAAACCAGCCAAATGCCCGAAGGTAGGCAAATGTATAGAGACTGGTCCATTGGTCCCGCACAATCCTGTTcagcagtgaaaataaatgaactacagCCAGGAGTATATGGTGACTCACTCTCAAAAGACTGTGTTGAGCAGCCTAAAGCGAGTTGCAGACGAGTGCATATGGTACAATTCcattaaataaagtttaaaattcgCAACACTAAGCACTATATTCTTGGGGCTGCGAGTCAGAGCGATGCTGGCCTGCATTGTTCCACTTCAGCAGACATGCTCAGATATTTGCTTATTGTCTGAAGTGTTATAGAGCAGCCTTGCGATAGATTCAGCCAGAGTTGTTAAAACTGTGAAGAAATGCAAGATGATGATAAACATGAATTCTGTATAGGGGTTACCTCTGCGGAAGAAAAGatagggtgagggaggggtactCACTGGGCTTCAAAGATCCTGGTGATGTTCTCTTTCTTATACTGTGTTTGGATTTActggcatttattttattattctttttatttattatacatatttcacaaatattattttgtatctaatatttaataaaagaaaaaagacttaaaaaaaattagaacaataaacaggtaaatttataaataattctgcTTTACTCTCCCCCCATTCCCATTTCCCAGGAGTAACACTTTGTTCTGTATTCTTCaaggtaattttaaatttatatattaatacttttatgtatgtatatataaaatattcttttttaagttgATAGAATTATGCTATACAAATGTTCAGTAGctatcttttttcatttaaagatacatttgagggctcccctggtggtgcagtggttgggaatctgcctgccaatgcaggggacacgggttcgagccctggtctgggaagatcccacatgccgcggagcaactgggcccgtgagccacaactactgagcctgcgcgtctggagcctgtgctccgcaataacagaggccgcgatagtgagaggcccgcgcactgcgatgaagagtggcccccgcttgccacaactagagaaagccctcgcacagaaacgaagacccaacacagccataaaaaaaaaaaaaaaaaaaaaattcaaattctccAGAGAATTCCCCTCTCAATTGCTGTATTAGTTAGGGTAACACTagctgcaaaaacaaacaaacccaaaataataaaacagctcaaacacaatagaattaaaaaaaaaaaaaaaaaagatacatttgaACACTTTATACTTATGACTGTGTATCTCAAAGTTTTTGTCAAGAGAGCAATGCAATTTTTAGGGGACTAATAGTCCTAGAGCAAgtagaacaaaattaaaatacaaattgctAACATTCTAATGAatatgaataataatgaaaaatttatattctgatattgataaaataataaaataatttagagtGTCCTGTTAAGATTTCTTTGGGATGAATACCTGTTTAGCAGGTGGAGCTGACATATTAGTACTTCTAGGAAATATAGGGCTCTGAACAGCTTTTGCCTAAAGCATGTCAGAGTTCCCACATCACTATCACACTTTGACTAACACAACTGTGCTTTCTACGTGCCAAGCACTATGCCAAGCAATTTTCACTGAAAATCACATTTACACTTCACAGCAGGTGGTTACTATGATCCTTACTTTGGGGGTTGATGGTTTGGGAGctaaggaggaaaaaggaaggtGAGTTTTCGACTGGCAGAGCCATTTTTCATTGGTGACCttagaaaatttaaagttttgtAAACCATAAGTAATTCCTCTCTGAGCAGCCTCAGAGACCTTGAATCACTATAGTCTCTTTCATCCACACCGCTCTGTTTCTAAGGGCCAGGGTCTAGACTAAGCAATGTGAATATATGCTTCACATCAAGACAACTTGGAAAagcattattatcttcattttacaagtgaagaacTTGAAGATCAGAGGATAAGAAACATTCCCAGGGTAATGTGACTAATTAGGCAAGGTAGCATATGAGCCCAAGCCTGCCAGACTTCCAGTTCCATATTATTAAGTAATCCTATATGAATTCTGAGcttctaaaacaaaaagaaaatatgccCTTAACTGTGTCTGATAACTTATTAGATACTCTCTAcatgtttttttgggggggtgagaTTTACAAAATTTTAGTTGATTCATACAAACAGGGAATCTCATTGGCATTAAGGAGAAATTAGAATGAATTCAAATAGCAGGAACTGTGTCTGTATCTATCTAATAGTATGCACCTAGGTAGAAAGAGGTGAGAACAATGAATttgcaaaataacaaaaaatcaaaatttgatattttataaaaaataaattctgtgaGTGTGGAAGCTGAaggtatactttaaaatttttgaaatttgttttgcTAATACACCGTTACAAAAATAGAAACACTTGAAATACTTGGAGaggtaaatatgtatatttttgtcaACATACTTTCACCTTATTAATAGCATCAGTCTGTAAATTTATGCAAATTGTTAGCAAAATGATTATAACTAACTGACAGTAAATAAATGTGCTTGTTAACTTACTGACTTTTTATATTCCAGGGAACCAAGAGTTGAACTATTTAACATGAATAGGCTCAATGAGAGTGTCTCCCAAGTGTTCGTCCTCTTAGCTTTCTCAGATCGATTGTGGCTGGAGCTTCCACTTTTTGTGGTGTTCCTGGTTTCCTATATCTTGACCATCTTGGGCAATCCAGCAATAATTCTCATGTTACGTCTGGATTTCAAACTCCATACccccatgtatttttttcttaccaaTCTCTCACTCTTGGACCTTTACTACACCACAAGTGCAGTTCCACAAATGCTGGTAAACATATGCAGCATCAGGAAGGTAATTAGATATGGCGGCTGTGTGGCCCAACTTTTCATTTTCCCGGCCTTGGGTTCCACTGAATGTCTCCTCCTGGCCGTCATGTCCTTTGATAGGTTTGTAAACTATTTGTCAGCCTCTCCATTACTTAGTCATCATGCACCAAAGGCGCTGCCTCCAATTGGCAGCTGCATCCTGGATTAGAGGCTTCAGCAACTCAGTATGGCAGTCCACCTTGACGCTGCAGATACCACTCTGTGGCCACAAAGAAGTGGATCACTTCTTCTGTGAAGTCCCTGCTCTGCTCAAGTTGTCATGTGTAGAGACAACAGCAAATGAGGCTGAACTATTCTTTATCAGTGTGCTATTCCTTCTAATACCCTTGACACTCATATCATATGCTTTTATTGTACAAGCAGTGTTGAGAATACAATCAGCTGAAGGTCGGCAAAAGGTATTTGGAACATGTGGCTCCTGTTTAATAGTGGTGTCACTTTTTTATGGCACTGCTATCTACATGTATCTGCAACCACCATCCCCTGCCTCCAAGGACCGAGGAAAGATGGTATCCCTTTTCTATGGAATCATCACGCCCATGTTGAACCCCCTTATATACATACTTAGAAACAAAGATGTAAAGGGAGCATTTAAGAGGTTGATTGCAAGGATTTTCTTAATCAAGAAATAGGAATACTCAAATGACAGGCCTTGTTAAAGACTTGaagtttacatattttaataatttaattctcTCCAAGTTGCTTTAGTCTGACTACTCTTAGAAAGAACTATTATGGTGACCTTCCTTAAATAAAATGTCATTGACAGAAAACTACACTTATTTCCTACTGCCTAAATACATTCATTGCACAAGTCCTGAGAACTGGTTCATTATGATCCCCTAAAATAGTGtaaccttaaaatatttaaagtctcCAGTTTTATAGACACTGGTGTGTATACTTGGTGAAGAGTCTTAGATTTCTGTGAGACTAGAATAAAACCTTAGGAAACAACATTTTTAGACACATGCAAATACACTTACACACACCAGACATTTTTTCTTAGTTACAGGAGATATAACAGAAGTCCATAAAGCCATCCAAAGTCCCCTCCTAACAAATGTAAATGTTCCATATAAAAGGGCAGCTCCTACTTGATATTCAGAGCCCTTCTCTGTTAACACAAGTTCGGGTGCCCGATGCACAGTGagaccaaacaaactgaaacgtcggagtttgagcagagaaaggtttattgcaaggccatgcaaggagacaggtggctcatgccctaaaaagccccaagatccctgaaggaagttggggggggggagggtttgCAGGGtctgtgatcagcttgtgcacaattctctgattggctgatggtgaggcagcagggtggtgtcacaggggttaacattatcggtccttaggctccaggaggcctgggtctATGTGCTTATGGTcctcaagtagttaacatcttccatttgtttgaGAGGGGGAGgtttttttcatctgcaaaacaacccaggaaatgtgcatcaaatgctattatctaggtacttcagagaggaactaaagcag
This window harbors:
- the LOC137772898 gene encoding LOW QUALITY PROTEIN: olfactory receptor 2B2-like (The sequence of the model RefSeq protein was modified relative to this genomic sequence to represent the inferred CDS: deleted 1 base in 1 codon); amino-acid sequence: MNRLNESVSQVFVLLAFSDRLWLELPLFVVFLVSYILTILGNPAIILMLRLDFKLHTPMYFFLTNLSLLDLYYTTSAVPQMLVNICSIRKVIRYGGCVAQLFIFPALGSTECLLLAVMSFDRFVTICQPLHYLVIMHQRRCLQLAAASWIRGFSNSVWQSTLTLQIPLCGHKEVDHFFCEVPALLKLSCVETTANEAELFFISVLFLLIPLTLISYAFIVQAVLRIQSAEGRQKVFGTCGSCLIVVSLFYGTAIYMYLQPPSPASKDRGKMVSLFYGIITPMLNPLIYILRNKDVKGAFKRLIARIFLIKK